Part of the Xenopus tropicalis strain Nigerian chromosome 3, UCB_Xtro_10.0, whole genome shotgun sequence genome, GGAGGTAAGATGGCGGCCCTCCTACTTTATACTCACTGAGTACTAATGATATAGTTACTCACTAtaaagaaatatatgtatattctcACTGGGATAAAGAGCAACGCTCACAATATAAAGCTGAAATGAGCAGATGATTCTTCTATATGAAGTGGCTTTTCCCCTGTTCCTTTCAAAATGGCGGGCGGGGGTACAGGACCCCTCAACTTTCCCACCAACAGCTTCAACTAATGTACGGAAGGTTCTATCACCAGATGGATTTTCACAATTTGGTCATTTAATTTTCTTGTTACAAAATGAGTTTGGTGAATGACTGTCAGAAAGGTTTTAGAAATTAGGAAATTATCCAATTGCTTTGAATCCTTTAGAATCCTCTGATAcatcataaatctgcccatgaCGTTGCCAAGCAACCTTAATGCCCCCACTGGGGCATGATTAGATCCAGCACAGGCTCAGCATTAAAATACAGGACTTTTTGAAACTGAAGATGATTGGGCCACTTATCGGTATCGTGTACGGGGCCGAagcagtgcattgtgggcaatGAGAAATAAAAATTGTGTCCTGGTAAATGAAGAAGGGAAAGTCGGTCTAATAGAAGAGAAATACTCGAAAGGTTCAATGGGACAAAGATTCACATGATCTATGGGTCCAGAAACACGGCCCAGTCTGATCTTAGAACCAGAGACAAATTTGCTAACAGAGAATTTCCCTTATATCTACTGACTATATATCTATTTCCCTTATATCTACTGACTATATATCTATTTCCCTTATATCTACCGACTATATATCTATTTCCCTTATATCTACCGACTATATATCTATTTCCCTTATATCTACTGACTATATATCTATTTCCCTTATATCTACTGACTATATATCTATTTCCCTTATATCTACTGACTATATATCTATTTCCCTTATATCTACCGACTATATATCTATTTCCCTTATATCTACCGACTATATATCTATTTCCCTTATATCTACTGACTATATATCTATTTCCCTTATATCTACTGACTATATATCTATTTCCCTTATATCTACTGACTATATATCTATTTCCCTTATATCTACCGACTATATATCTATTTCCCTTATATCTACTGACTATATATCTATTTCCCTTATATCTACCGACTATATATCTATTTCCCTTATATCTACCGACTATATATCTATTTCCCTTATATCTACTGACTATATATCTATTTCCCTTATATCTACTGACTATATATCTATTTCCCTTATATCTACTGACTATATATCTATTTCCCTTATATCTACTGACTATATATCTATTTCCCTTATATCTACCGACTATATATCTATTTCCCTTATATCTACCGACTATATATCTATTTCCCTTATATCTACTGACTATATATCTATTTCCCTTATATCTACTGACTATATATCTATTTCCCTTATATCTACTGACTATATATCTATTTCCCTTATATCTACTGACTATATATCTATTTCCCTTATATCTACTGACTATATATCTATTTCCCTTATATCTACCGACTATATATCTATTTCCCTTATATCTACTGACTATATATCTATTTCCCTTATATCTACCGACTATATATCTATTTCCCTTATATCTACTGACTATATATCTATTTCCCTTATATCTACCGACTCTTCTACTGGCTCTGCCCTTATAGACCTGTTTGCCTAGTTGTGTCCCTCTGTTCCATGGTTCTGAGGAAAAAGCTAAAAATGTTAGATAATTGCTTTATAGAGAAAGTAATGTTCATAACAGAGTTCAAGCAGAATTATTATGACCCCATGGTAGCTCCAATTAAATTGCATCCGTGCCTTTCAGCTATTAATGTATGAGGACCATGTTTTACCAGCAACAGATAATTTGAGTAAGAAGTAGCCACCCACAAGCCCAACCTCACCATTCCTAATATCACCCACAAGCCCAACCTCACcattcccaatatcacccacaagCCCAACCTCACCATTCCTAATATCACCCACAAGCCCAACCTCACcattcccaatatcacccacaagCCCAACCTCACcattcccaatatcacccacaagCCCAACCTCACcattcccaatatcacccacaagCCCAACTTCACcattcccaatatcacccacaagCCACACCTCACcattcccaatatcacccacaagCACAACCTCACcattcccaatatcacccacaagCCCAATCTCACcattcccaatatcacccacaagCCCAACCTCACcattcccaatatcacccacaagCCCAACTTCACcattcccaatatcacccacaagCACAACTTCACCATTCCCAATATCATCCACAAGCCCAATCTCACcattcccaatatcacccacaagCCCAACCTCACcattcccaatatcacccacaagCACAACCTCACcattcccaatatcacccacaagCCCAATCTCACcattcccaatatcacccacaagCCCAACTTCATCATTTCCAATATCACCCACAAGCCCAACTTCATcattcccaatatcacccacaagCCCAACTTCATcattcccaatatcacccacaagCCCAGCTTCACCATTCCCAATACAACCCACAAGCCCAACCTCACcattcccaatatcacccacaagCCCAACCTCACcattcccaatatcacccacaagCCCAACCTCACCATTTCCAATATCACCCCCAAGCCCAACTTCATcattcccaatatcacccacaaaCCCAACTTCATcattcccaatatcacccacaagCCCAACCTCACCATTCTCAATATCACACATCAACATTTACAATTAAACAGTTTTATGGATAATTCTGGGTCTGGCAGATGCCAAGAGGCGTATTGTTGGCCTTCTAATGAGGGCTTCTTTTATATCTGTACTTCTCAGGCTGTAAATAACTGGGTTAACTGAGGGAATCACTACTGTGTACAAAAGAGAGAGAGCTTTGCAAATGTTCTGGGATTCTTTCCTGGGGGGAACCATGTAAAGAGCTATTATagtcccataaaatatggagaccacggccaagtgggagctgcaggtggagaaggctttttgcctcccggtatgggacactatctttaggattgcATGGGCAATACACATATATGATACAATGATCAGTATAAAGGGGAAGATAATCATAGGGACAGACAGTAGGGCTGCACCTGTTTGTGCTAGAAATGTACTTGAGCAGGAAAGTTCTACAACAGGGAagaaatcacagaagaaatggttaatggTATTTCGGTTACAGAACTGTAGAGTAGAAATGATAGATGAAAGAAGCAGCGCACAAGTGATGCCAGAGGTCCATGCCATAACAATGAATTCAACACATGTTCTTTTGGCCATCATAGACGTGTATCTCAGGGGGATGCAGATGGCCACATATCTGTCATAGGCCATTACTGCCAGGAGCAAACACTCAAAGGCTTCTgggacagaaaaaaaagaaaactgagtGATACAGCCAATAAATGATACGGTGGTTCCTCCATTAATCACAGTTTGGAGCAGAGTCGGAACAATAACTGTGGAGTTTAGAAGGTCACACAAAGCCAACTGCTGgagaaagaagtacatgggggagtgGAGGTTCCGGCTGAAGGCCACCAACACAATGATGAGGACGTTCTCCCAAACTGTCAGAATATAAATCAGAAGGAACAGAGAGAACAGGGGAACCTTGAAGTTGTGGagattctgaaatcccaagagaacaATCTCACTGACCCACGTCTGGTTCTTCTCATTCATTGtctggagggggggggtcacaaTGATTAATAAACAATAAGATTTGtcttttcaatcatttttattttcgTTTTGATTTTTATACAGCGGATATCAGAATATGACAGTTTCAGTTAGCATTTACCCAAGAGTGGAAGGAAAGGAGAAACAGAAGAACCACGGTTCCACGGGATCAAGTTTGTGGAGCCACGAGACAAATGCAACAAACAACTAAAACCTGTAATAAAGTTAcgttaatattaataaataaaattcacTTACAATCAGATGCCTTTGAGGTCTCAGGTTTATAATTACTCAGAAATTAGTTGTCCCACAGTCGGGGGGGCAATCACACAAGGCCTCATAATGTTCTTTGCTATGGTGGAATATCAGGGCCTGTtattttgaaataattaaaaacaaataatatattaatatagacAGGTTCGGAAAGGAGTAAGTAATCCATGGTTCCCAGACTTTAATAAACTTCTCTTAGTTACTTAGTCTTTCATTTACCATTATCCAATTGAATTTGTTAAATCTAATGGGAAATAGGGATAGAATTTTGGGGTGCCCTCCTGTTCTCATTACCTAAAGTGATCCTTACTGAATGGGGGATTTATTTGGTGCAAGTGAGATGGGACCATGTACCACCGATTCTAATAGAGAAACATTTTGGGAACATGAAGATGTTGAAGTCCAAATTTGAGACCTTGTTTCGTTCATAATGGTGATATTTAGGTTTATTTAGTGCATGGGTACACTTCCAGAAGGAGGTGAGAAAAACGAGGCCGTTGGAGTGTGGGTATTGTATACAGGGCTGTTCAACATAAGTTGGGTTTGTCCCTCTGTTAAACTTATAAACAAAATAACATGAATGTTGATAGCGAAAAGCTTCAACTCTAGGAGGGTCACTAATTTCTAGAATTTGTGGCCAAGTTTTAGTGCCCGATCGGGAGTAAAGGTGATAAATAAACCTGTAGCACTTACTTGTCCTCCATTGAAATGTCTGGTGAGAAAGACCTGGAGTAAAAAGGGGGTTGCCCAGAATTGGGGCTGCCGGACGGGGCGGTGAGAGCAGTTTAGCTGAGGGTTTATACTTATCCCAAACCAACAATCAGTAGATTAAAAAGGGGTCTAACTTCTCCAGGCGAAGAGAAGATAAACAATAAGATTTTTTATAcaagaattatattttatttgtaaaactaAAAATCAAAGATAAAATTATACCATGTCACAATTATAATAATCATTTTGATAAAGATATAGACATAGAAGGCAAGTTCCCAAATGACATTTCCATAGAAAGAACTTGGGGGGGGGTAACAATCAGGCACATAATTAAGAAGGGGGTGAGAAGTCCCTGAATAAAACCCCCAGTCCTGtgcacaatcccaaccatttctcttgggggaatattctactcaCCTGACttgcccctaccagaaccgccccagatactgtggaaccataggaagatgcccccatgagcttctcccaatgtgtaacctgctctgcatttctcctgccattttgctaacacaatcccaaccatttctttccaatcaaatcactttacaggaaagatgttcttgggggaatattctactgatttgcccctaccagaaccgccccagatactgtggaaccataggaagatgcccccatgagcttctcccaatgtgtaacctgctctgcatttctcctgccattttgctaacacaatcccaaccatttctttccaatcaaatcactttacaggaaagatgttcttgggggaatattctactgatttgcccctaccagaaccgccccagatactgtggaaccataggaagatgcccccatgagcttctcccaatgtgtaacctgctctgcatttctcctgccattttgctaacacaatcccaaccatttctttccaatcaaatcactttacaggaaagatgttcttgggggaatattctactgatttgcccctaccagaaccgccccagatactgtggaaccataggaagatgcccccatgagcttctcccaatgtgtaacctgctctgcatttctcctgccattttgctaacacaatcccaaccatttctttccaatcaaatcactttacaggaaagatgttcttgggggaatattctactgatttgcccctaccagaaccgccccagatactgtggaaccataggaagatgcccccatgagcttctcccaatgtgtaacctgctctgcatttctcctgccattttgctaacacaatcccaaccatttctttccaatcaaatcactttacaggaaagatgttcttgggggaatattctactgatttgcccctaccagaaccgccccagatactgtggaaccataggaagatgcccccatgagcttctcccaatgtgtaacctgctctgcatttctcctgccattttgctaacacaatcccaaccatttctttccaatcaaatcactttacaggaaagatgttcttgggggaatattctactgatttgcccctaccagaaccgccccagatactgtggaaccataggaagatgcccccatgagcttctcccaatgtgtaacctgctctgcatttctcctgccattttgctaacacaatcccaaccatttctttccaatcaaatcactttacaggaaagatgttcttgggggaatattctactgatttgcacctaccagaaccgccccagatactgacTGGGCAGGGAAGAACAGATCTCCTTTTATTACCCGGTGCCAGTAACACCCACAGCTGGGAAACCTACTGGGAAATCTCCGGGAGACTCGGGGTTTGGGGTAATTACCAGCCCTTGGGGAAATCAGTGGATCTTTGTTTACACCATTTTTAGATggaattatttttagaaaaacacATAATGATCTTTACAGATAACTGGTTTAATTAAAACTGTAACGTTTGAGCTAATTATGTGTGTgtatccctctctctctgtctctctttctatGACAAAACTGAACTTGAATATCATGAAGCGGCTCCTCTGGAAAGTGTTTATTCatgtcctttttctctttttcctttaatgtatgtTGGAGCCTCTATAACCAACTGTGAGTGGTTAAACAACAACAAACAAGGGTAGGGTgtgtggctcacatgtaaaagttggggatccctgccctagagcaACAAATTGTGACACTGGGGTCAAtggacaatcttgagaggagctGAGCTGACCTAGCGGGGGCAGATAGTTTAGGGGGAGGAGAAGAGTGGCAGCATGATGAGGCAGttagctgggtgacagttagaaaatctagtgtagGGAAAAgcaaaagggaggctgctcccaGACTGTGTGAAGAAGATGAGAGTAgaactctggactggcagttctagatgaggctgatctcccgtgccagggtttggcagggtttatTGGGTGGGGCTGGGTATGACCCAGATgccttggtacatattggtactaatgacgAAATGAATGGTAGGTTGgagaaccttaaaggagaagcaaagtcattttggcatcttactgccaatagatttgccacattagtgccacctagaaccctatatttattctgcagaaaccattactatacctgagtaaacatctTGAGAAGCTTTCCCCATTTGCTTAAGacggcagctgccattttaagtagcttcctgctgcagctctagccgttatagctcagatcacaccttcccaggggaggggggagcagcagaggggagagaggagagagctgagcagactcaggccccgggaattaaggatgttcctgagacaggaagtcagacactggaacatcatgtttacaacaaaagagacaataaatcctgtgtttcctttgatagaggactcagtgcagctgtgagtgcttatggctgtatttacatagacctttctgataaacccactgagtttctacctttccttctcctttaaagagtgaGATCAGGGATCTGGGCTAAGACTAAGGAAAGGCCTTCTTAGTAAATACTAATAACTCTACAAACCCGTGGCCGCGGGCAGTTGGAGCAGAAAAACATCATAAAGCGTCTGGAATTTTTGAccctttaaatgtaaattatgttGATTTTGGGAGCAGAGCTTTGGAACCTTGGAATgctgggatactgggaatgctgggatactgggaatgctgggatacTGGGGATGCTGGAAGACTGGAATgctgggatactgggaatgctgggatactgggaatgccgggatactgggaatgccgggatactgggaatgctgggatactgggaatgctgggagactgGGAATGCCGGGAGACTGGGAATGCAtggatactgggaatgccgggacactgggaatgctgggatactgggaatgctgggatactgggaatgctgggagactgggaatgctgggatactgggaatgctgggatactgggaatgccaggataGTGGGAATGCCGGGagactgggaatgccaggagactgggaatgctgggatactgggaatgctgggatactgggaatgatgggatactgggaatgctgggatactgggaatgccgggacacGGGGAATGCCaggatactgggaatgccgggagactgggaatgctgggatactgggaatgccgggatactgggaatgccgggatactgggaatgccgggacactgggaatgctgggagactgggaatgctgggatactgggaatgctgggagactgggaatgctgggagactgGGAATGCCGGGATGCTGGGAATGCCGGGagactgggaatgccaggacactgggaatgccgggatactgggaatgctgggatactgggaatgcagggaTACTGGAAATGCTGGAagactgggaatgctgggatactgggaatgctgggatactgggaatgcagggatactgggaatgccgggatactgggaatgctgggatactgggaatgcagggatactgggaatgctgggagactgGGAATGCTAggatactgggaatgcagggatactgggaatgccgggagactgggaatgccgggagactgggaatgccgggagactgggaatgctgggagactgCTGTGGCCTAAACAACACACAGTTGTACTCGTAAAGTAAATCATGGTTCCAATACATGTGTCTGTATaaggaaaaaagggaaaattgaaATCAGTACTTActgaaattttcctttcctggttgctatgggcagccttcacacctaTGGTTTTCCCCACCCTCTAACCAATGATAGGACAGAACTCTTCCTAACCCATTACCTGTTCTATAtaaccctcctgctcccccccggCCGCTCTTTGTGTTCAAGCCTAAAGCCGCGGGAGGGAGACggtgtgaaggctgcccatagcaaccaggaatgGAACATTTCAGTAAGTATTGATTTCAATTTTCCCTGGTCACTGTGGCAGCCTACACACCTAGGGGTCAATACCCAAGCCATCAGAACGGgtgggttaaatagaaaaaaattaagcAAACACCTTCAtgccaaaaagaaaataatatttattaacatcATTTGCCAAAGCCCACTGCTTCCAGAACCTTGCTTCCAAACTCTTCTTGAGATTTGGTTCGCACATCCACATGATAGTGCTTCAAGAATGTCTTGGTTGGGCTCCATCTTACAGATAAGGTCAGCCGACACCTCTACTAAAACCCCCATGAAGCACTTGGAGCCCTCGTAGGATGACCCTCACCCCCTTGGGaaactgttttccttttttctggtAAAGCAACCTTATACAGttgaccagggatccccaacctttttataccTGTGAACAACATTTCAGTGGAAAAAAAAcctggggagccacacaagcacaaaaactttcctagaAGGTGACCAGTAAGGACTCatattggttaattagtagcccaatgtggactggcagactacaagaTGCTCTGTTTAgaagtacacatggtctttatgtcttcaaaacttgccttcaagccagaaattcaaaaatgggcaccaactttaaggccactaagagcaacatccaaggggatggagagcaacatgttgctcatgagccactggtttggaATCACTGCAGTTGACTATTCACCTACTGATGGTGGGAACTGAGGCCGCTTGCCCCTTTCTATTGCCATTAGGTATAACCAAGAGTTTATCTGACGTCCTCCAAGTCTTTGTTCTCTCCAAATAAATTGTTATACATCTCACCATGTCCAGCATATGCCACTTCTTTTCCTGCTCTGAAGTCTATTCTGGGAAGAAGGTTGGCAAGACTGTCTCTTGATTGAGATGGAATATCTTAACCACCTTTGGTAAGTACTCAGGTACTGCTCTCATGATCACTTTATCCTCTTGGACAATTGTGAATGGTGGTTTGGCCGAGATTGCTTGCAAATCACCCACCCTTCTGGCAGACACCACGGCTACTAAGAAGACAATCTTTAATGTGAGTAGCATGTCTGATACCTCTTCAAGAAGGTGGAATGGTTCTGCTGTTAGAACATCCAGGACTAACTGTAAGTCCCATGGCGCCGATAACATTCTGCCCGGTGGCCTCAGGTACATGACTCCAGTTACAAATTCAATTGTTTTCGCATCCTTTGCCCATTGTACTTCCGTTAAGGCTGATATAGCCGAAATTTGTAATTTTAGTGTTCTCAGACCCTTTTTCTAATCCCGCTTGAAGAACACCTGTATCACTGATCACCATACTCTATTATTTTCCACACTTTCCACACTCTATCATATGTCTTGTTTGTAGAAGTCTTTCTCGCTGCTGGAATTGTATCTATTACTGCAGTAGAGAGTCCTTTCTGCCATTAGTGTTTGCCTTTCCATCTCCAGGCCTTCAGAGCCAGTGTCTGCGGGGCTGGGTGTAAAATCGGTCCCTGCCTCAACAAGTCTTTCCTGCAAGGTAGATCCAGAGGTCTGTCTACTAACATGGACCTGAGAAGTGGATACCACTGCCTTCTTGGCCAATCCAGAAGGATTGCAATGTCATCTGCATGATCTGCTCTTATCCTCCTCAAGATTATTGCAATTACTGGGGTATGTATAAGAGCCCTGTGCTCCAACTCTGCGCTAATGCATCTGTTGCCCTCGAAAAGAACCTCAACCCCATCTCTCCACTATCTGCAGGAATACGTCCGGATTTAACTCCCATTCGTGCTTATTCACTGTCACtgtccccaaccctttggatgttgctcccaatgtccccaaagtaggtgcttatttttgaatttctggagaggaggcaagctttgattgcataaaaacccagtgtaattgccaaacagattcttctgtaggcttccagtcaacatagaggctaccaaatagccaattataattCTTATTGGTAcacccagaaacttttttcatgcttgtgttgctctccaaaactttttccatttgaatgtggctcacgggtataaaaggttggggatccctggcttagaaTATCTGCCACTGTATTCTGTACCCCCGGCACATGAATTGCTGACATGTTCTGCAGATATGTTCCTGCCCACTGCATGATCAGTTAAAGCTTCTtcactataacaagtgtgtaaaacagcaatccggaaggcaaagatagaaaatgaggagcgcatcgcggccgaggccagtaaaaagatgcaggttgggggtgtggccccattgagttataataacaatatggttacagcggatacagaaaaggcagatgtgtttaaccagttcttttcttctgtgtatacagtagggggagccagtgggccaagtcccacccaatagcttcactgttgcctcagctccaactacacagtggctggcacaggatatggtgcttaaagggttacacacgataaatgtaaacaaggcacctgggccagatggaatacaccctcgggtactgagagagctaggggcagaattgcagtggcccttgtttctgatattctcagactctctttcatcaggtatggtacctagggattggggGAAGGccaatgtcattcccatatttatacagggagtaagatctcagcctggcaattataggcctgtaag contains:
- the LOC108646267 gene encoding olfactory receptor 11L1-like; its protein translation is MNEKNQTWVSEIVLLGFQNLHNFKVPLFSLFLLIYILTVWENVLIIVLVAFSRNLHSPMYFFLQQLALCDLLNSTVIVPTLLQTVINGGTTVSFIGCITQFSFFSVPEAFECLLLAVMAYDRYVAICIPLRYTSMMAKRTCVEFIVMAWTSGITCALLLSSIISTLQFCNRNTINHFFCDFFPVVELSCSSTFLAQTGAALLSVPMIIFPFILIIVSYMCIAHAILKIVSHTGRQKAFSTCSSHLAVVSIFYGTIIALYMVPPRKESQNICKALSLLYTVVIPSVNPVIYSLRSTDIKEALIRRPTIRLLASARPRIIHKTV